One window of Catonella massiliensis genomic DNA carries:
- a CDS encoding CvpA family protein, whose amino-acid sequence MSNFVLIMVIAIFAGCFYLGSRRGLVRTVFGLFSSVVVLLAGTVISPVISNQLRNNEKFFNAISTRIEKSLENYGKSEEKKEIQEKPEKKVQTKKKDKSIKKGESGISMDEIYLPYKMLTENKAVEEIVSDVLKNEHIKKAKEDIQKEVNHRVAIYLTGIVINSGTFIAVYFLLSVGLFVLGRVLNIISKLPVLNELNRMGGGIVGIFQGLVIVWLIFTLMMVFIDKPFVQEAMEQIENNFFLNLLYESNIIAKFIGLK is encoded by the coding sequence ATGTCTAATTTTGTACTGATAATGGTGATTGCCATATTTGCCGGCTGCTTTTACTTAGGCAGCAGGAGAGGCCTGGTGAGGACGGTCTTCGGGCTGTTCTCCTCTGTAGTTGTTCTCCTTGCAGGCACTGTGATTTCGCCTGTTATAAGCAATCAGCTAAGAAACAATGAGAAGTTTTTTAATGCCATTTCTACAAGGATAGAAAAGTCCCTTGAGAATTATGGTAAGAGCGAGGAAAAGAAAGAAATACAGGAAAAGCCTGAAAAAAAGGTTCAGACAAAGAAAAAGGATAAAAGCATAAAAAAAGGTGAGAGTGGTATAAGTATGGATGAAATATATCTTCCTTACAAGATGCTTACCGAGAACAAGGCTGTAGAAGAGATTGTTTCAGATGTACTTAAAAACGAACATATAAAGAAGGCAAAGGAAGACATACAAAAAGAGGTCAACCACAGAGTTGCCATCTACCTTACAGGGATAGTGATTAACTCAGGAACTTTTATTGCGGTGTACTTTCTTTTAAGCGTAGGCCTCTTTGTGCTTGGCAGGGTACTTAATATAATAAGCAAGCTCCCTGTCCTAAATGAGCTAAACCGCATGGGAGGAGGAATTGTCGGTATCTTCCAGGGCTTAGTTATAGTATGGCTGATATTTACCCTTATGATGGTATTTATAGACAAGCCTTTCGTTCAGGAGGCAATGGAGCAGATAGAAAATAACTTCTTTTTAAATCTTCTGTACGAATCAAATATAATTGCCAAGTTCATCGGACTTAAGTAG
- a CDS encoding YbaB/EbfC family nucleoid-associated protein gives MGKKGGFPGGGIPGGMGNIMKQAQRMQRQMEEKQKEMETKEFEGTAGGGVVTVRLNGKREVLGVTLAEEVVDPDDIETLEDLVAAAVGEALRKVEEASSASMDQITGGLGGFGGGFPF, from the coding sequence ATGGGAAAAAAAGGTGGATTTCCGGGTGGTGGAATACCGGGAGGAATGGGAAATATAATGAAGCAGGCTCAGCGCATGCAGAGACAGATGGAAGAAAAGCAGAAAGAAATGGAGACTAAGGAGTTCGAGGGAACTGCAGGCGGAGGTGTCGTTACAGTGAGATTAAACGGCAAGAGAGAAGTACTTGGAGTTACGCTTGCAGAGGAAGTTGTTGACCCTGATGATATCGAAACCTTAGAAGACCTTGTTGCGGCAGCAGTAGGAGAAGCTCTCCGCAAGGTTGAGGAGGCAAGCAGTGCTTCTATGGATCAGATTACAGGTGGACTTGGCGGCTTCGGCGGAGGATTTCCTTTCTAA
- the yfbR gene encoding 5'-deoxynucleotidase, giving the protein MKEDYSFFAMMSRLKYINRWALMRNSREENLSEHSLEVALLSHALCTIGNKRLGKVLNADRAALIGLYHDATEIITGDMPTPVKYFNSDIKSIYKEIEHTACEKLLSILPEDLRDEYEEILEPSDEYSYEKALVKAADKLSAYIKCLDEKQAGNNEFLQAEKATFKAVKELNLEEVEIFLREFMPAYSRTLDEACLL; this is encoded by the coding sequence ATGAAAGAAGATTATTCTTTTTTTGCTATGATGTCAAGGCTAAAGTACATCAATCGCTGGGCTTTGATGAGAAACTCCAGAGAAGAAAACCTAAGCGAGCATTCACTTGAAGTAGCCCTGCTCTCTCACGCCCTTTGTACCATAGGAAACAAGAGGCTTGGCAAGGTGTTAAATGCTGACAGGGCAGCACTCATAGGGCTTTACCACGATGCAACAGAGATAATTACAGGAGATATGCCTACTCCTGTGAAGTATTTTAACAGTGATATAAAGAGCATTTACAAGGAAATTGAGCATACCGCCTGTGAGAAGCTTCTCTCCATCCTGCCTGAGGACTTAAGGGATGAATACGAGGAGATATTAGAGCCATCAGATGAGTATAGCTATGAAAAGGCTCTGGTTAAGGCTGCAGACAAGCTTTCAGCCTATATCAAATGCCTTGATGAAAAACAGGCTGGGAATAACGAGTTCTTACAGGCTGAAAAGGCTACATTCAAGGCGGTTAAGGAGCTTAACTTAGAAGAGGTGGAGATATTTTTAAGAGAATTTATGCCGGCTTATTCAAGGACCTTGGATGAAGCCTGCCTGCTATAG
- a CDS encoding DUF4885 family protein codes for MDITRTTMPNAGSPSYQLEGRTAKNLYKGPSGELADKIDKVYERENRINKSFANPKEHIERKYFDPTYSHYKVLDGDLLSANRMDAYDNEMRVLNGGRPYVYSVIDYAYRGYEAPSINGEIESFRSVIHDRLNMDFQVSKLFEENDINIPSGASLTFRSDLYTNRISVLGEIDDNLKQRIENVLNQGNNADKLSTHIGYSASSLGKSEQYSLEKSRLWNLAGKIYKYTGYDMRDLEARDGSFFTKEGEDVLEKVEDGVRNATTDNTPTEQRAALGMLRSNIKYFSEKGIYKENAFTDIEFKDGHLLDVRQKYKYGVGQNGWIHDMAKEKGVDDYELSKDGIKLLSKGEPFIVPSRKIAAYQKTRKEDDLPLHRVIKKALDEFFDKIKLDIPTGTNLKIFYDKMPHKLFVYGIQSGVISDMVNSSINQNKELLDLFSQLSMVNFSKKI; via the coding sequence ATGGATATTACAAGGACTACTATGCCTAATGCTGGTAGTCCTTCCTATCAATTGGAAGGGCGAACAGCTAAAAATTTATATAAGGGACCGTCAGGAGAATTAGCTGATAAAATTGATAAGGTTTACGAAAGAGAAAATCGTATAAATAAGTCATTTGCTAACCCAAAAGAACATATAGAAAGAAAATACTTTGACCCAACCTATTCTCATTATAAGGTTTTAGATGGAGATCTTCTTTCAGCAAATCGTATGGATGCATATGATAATGAGATGAGAGTTTTGAATGGAGGTAGACCTTATGTTTATTCTGTTATAGACTATGCATACCGTGGCTATGAAGCGCCTAGTATTAATGGAGAGATAGAGAGCTTTAGGAGTGTCATTCATGACAGGCTTAATATGGACTTTCAGGTATCTAAACTCTTCGAAGAAAATGACATTAACATACCGAGTGGGGCTTCTCTTACTTTTAGAAGTGATTTATATACAAATAGAATTTCTGTTTTAGGCGAGATAGACGACAACTTAAAACAAAGGATAGAGAATGTTTTGAATCAAGGCAATAATGCTGATAAATTATCAACACATATTGGTTATTCGGCTTCATCCCTTGGAAAGTCTGAACAGTATAGTCTTGAAAAGAGCAGACTTTGGAATTTAGCCGGTAAAATTTACAAATATACCGGATATGATATGCGGGATTTGGAAGCAAGAGACGGCAGCTTTTTTACAAAGGAAGGAGAAGATGTTTTAGAAAAGGTTGAAGATGGTGTGAGAAATGCAACAACAGACAATACCCCTACCGAGCAGAGAGCAGCATTAGGTATGTTGCGTTCAAACATAAAATATTTTTCAGAAAAGGGCATTTATAAAGAAAATGCTTTTACCGATATTGAGTTTAAGGATGGTCATCTCCTTGATGTACGCCAGAAATATAAATACGGAGTAGGGCAAAACGGCTGGATACACGATATGGCAAAAGAAAAAGGGGTGGATGATTATGAGCTTTCTAAGGATGGAATCAAGCTCCTCTCTAAAGGAGAGCCTTTTATTGTACCTTCTAGGAAAATTGCAGCCTACCAAAAGACACGCAAAGAAGATGATTTACCTCTACACAGAGTTATAAAGAAGGCTCTTGATGAGTTTTTTGATAAAATTAAGCTTGATATACCTACGGGTACAAACCTTAAGATTTTTTATGATAAAATGCCACATAAACTATTTGTATATGGCATACAAAGTGGGGTGATTTCTGATATGGTAAATTCATCTATCAATCAGAATAAAGAATTGCTGGATTTGTTTTCACAGTTGTCTATGGTTAATTTTTCTAAAAAAATATAA
- a CDS encoding DUF1648 domain-containing protein → MVNPCSQISTSDIERKSESNSKIIIHRLICIITILPLVVTVCLLPFTSSKVPLHYDALGNINRWGSKYELLLFPIVIIAFGYFIRTMINLSYRYLGKTKVEKILRTIIITISILAIILVDYNCLRFLYKVFSMGN, encoded by the coding sequence ATGGTTAATCCTTGTAGCCAAATATCAACGTCTGACATAGAAAGGAAGTCAGAAAGTAATAGTAAAATAATCATACATCGGTTAATATGTATCATAACAATTCTTCCTCTTGTAGTCACTGTATGCTTGTTGCCATTCACCAGTAGTAAAGTCCCTTTACATTATGATGCATTAGGAAATATTAATCGATGGGGTAGCAAATATGAACTATTACTATTTCCCATTGTTATAATTGCCTTTGGTTATTTTATACGTACAATGATAAATTTGAGTTATAGATACTTAGGAAAAACAAAAGTTGAGAAAATTTTACGCACTATTATTATCACAATTTCAATTCTAGCGATTATATTAGTAGACTATAATTGTCTTAGATTCTTGTATAAAGTATTTAGCATGGGAAACTAA
- the dnaX gene encoding DNA polymerase III subunit gamma/tau: MSYTALYRKFRPKGFDEVKGQDQVVTVLKNQIKHDKIGHAYMFSGTRGTGKTSVAKIFAKAVNCENTVDGSPCGVCDTCKKIGEGRTLDVIEIDAATNNGVDNMREVIEEVKYSPTDTKYKVYIIDEVHMLSSGAFNALLKTLEEPPEYAIFILATTEPHKVLPTIKSRCQKYDFRRISVETISERLKELMDKEGNTYEEEALKFIARKGDGSMRDSLSLLDQCLSFSFDETLTYDKVLEVLGSVDTDLFNKLYIAIVRGDVPTCMDVAEEISMSGLDIGQFALDFTWYFRNLLLLRVSKSAAGRIEISSDKLAELKEVAKIGEENDLYRYIRIFSKLSADIKYSTSKRAELEIALIKLCRPEMEEDRESLIARINKLETIIENGDFTALKKVELPSEAEEVVENEPEEAAKALPDDIKKIAASFGSISNAKEVVQPLKTVLNNARPYYQESGNLLVLAVNEPFDKEWLDKEENLELIKKLIAEKLHVSVEIKCKFEKEAKQVGDVRMTGFDKVAPGLLTYED; this comes from the coding sequence ATGTCGTACACTGCTTTATATAGAAAGTTCAGACCAAAGGGATTTGATGAGGTAAAGGGACAGGACCAGGTGGTGACTGTACTTAAAAACCAGATTAAGCACGACAAAATCGGGCATGCTTATATGTTCTCGGGAACCAGGGGAACGGGTAAGACCAGTGTGGCTAAGATATTTGCCAAGGCTGTAAACTGTGAAAATACAGTAGACGGAAGCCCTTGTGGAGTCTGTGATACCTGTAAGAAGATAGGAGAGGGAAGGACTCTTGATGTAATAGAGATAGATGCCGCTACCAACAACGGTGTAGACAACATGCGTGAAGTCATAGAAGAGGTGAAATATTCCCCTACAGATACAAAGTACAAGGTTTATATCATAGATGAGGTACATATGCTATCAAGCGGAGCCTTTAACGCCCTGCTTAAAACCCTTGAAGAACCGCCTGAATACGCTATCTTTATATTGGCGACAACCGAGCCTCACAAGGTACTTCCAACCATCAAGTCAAGATGCCAGAAGTATGACTTTAGGAGGATATCGGTAGAAACAATATCTGAGAGGCTTAAGGAGCTGATGGATAAAGAGGGGAATACCTATGAAGAGGAGGCACTGAAGTTTATCGCAAGGAAGGGAGACGGCTCTATGCGTGATTCCCTCAGTCTCCTTGACCAGTGCCTTTCATTTTCATTTGATGAGACTCTCACCTATGACAAGGTCTTAGAGGTGCTTGGCTCAGTTGATACCGACCTTTTTAACAAGCTCTACATTGCCATAGTAAGGGGAGATGTGCCTACCTGTATGGATGTGGCAGAGGAAATATCTATGAGCGGTCTTGATATAGGCCAGTTTGCCCTTGATTTTACCTGGTATTTTAGGAATCTGCTCTTACTAAGGGTGTCAAAGTCGGCAGCGGGGAGGATAGAGATAAGCTCTGATAAGCTTGCAGAGCTTAAAGAGGTAGCAAAGATAGGTGAGGAAAATGATTTGTACAGGTACATAAGGATATTTTCCAAGCTATCCGCAGATATTAAGTACTCTACCTCAAAGAGGGCTGAGCTTGAAATCGCCCTTATCAAGCTGTGCAGACCGGAGATGGAGGAAGACAGGGAGAGCCTTATTGCAAGGATAAATAAGCTTGAAACCATAATTGAAAATGGAGATTTCACTGCACTAAAGAAGGTAGAGCTACCATCAGAAGCAGAGGAAGTTGTTGAAAATGAGCCTGAGGAGGCAGCAAAGGCACTTCCTGATGACATAAAGAAGATAGCGGCTTCATTTGGCAGCATTAGCAATGCAAAAGAGGTGGTTCAGCCGTTAAAGACTGTACTAAACAACGCAAGGCCTTATTATCAAGAAAGTGGCAACCTTCTTGTGCTTGCGGTAAATGAGCCATTTGACAAGGAATGGCTTGACAAAGAGGAAAACCTTGAGCTGATAAAGAAGCTGATTGCTGAAAAGCTTCATGTATCCGTGGAGATTAAGTGCAAATTCGAAAAAGAAGCCAAGCAGGTCGGCGATGTAAGGATGACAGGATTTGACAAGGTTGCCCCGGGATTATTGACATATGAGGATTAA
- the recR gene encoding recombination mediator RecR: MEYYGKQVNKLVEELAKLPGIGPKTAGRLAFHIIGLPKENVEALAGAISTARENVCYCKECLTLSDSPICPICADKERNHNMIMVVENVRDLAAYEKTKKYDGVYHVLHGVISPLLGIGPADIKLKELMVRLQNNDVEEVIIATGSSLEGETTAMYISKLIKPTGIKVTRIASGVPVGGDLENVDEVTLLRAFVGRTEL, encoded by the coding sequence ATGGAATACTATGGAAAACAGGTTAATAAGTTAGTTGAAGAACTTGCAAAACTCCCCGGGATAGGGCCAAAGACAGCAGGAAGGCTTGCATTTCATATCATAGGCCTGCCAAAAGAAAATGTAGAGGCCTTGGCGGGAGCAATAAGCACAGCCAGAGAAAATGTCTGCTATTGTAAGGAATGCCTTACGCTGTCAGACTCTCCTATCTGCCCTATCTGTGCAGATAAAGAGAGGAACCACAATATGATAATGGTGGTTGAAAATGTAAGGGACTTGGCTGCTTATGAAAAAACAAAAAAATATGACGGAGTTTACCATGTCTTACATGGTGTGATTTCTCCGCTCTTAGGTATAGGTCCTGCTGATATCAAGTTAAAGGAACTTATGGTAAGGCTTCAAAACAATGACGTGGAAGAAGTAATAATCGCTACCGGCTCAAGCCTTGAAGGTGAGACTACCGCTATGTATATAAGCAAATTGATTAAACCAACGGGAATCAAGGTGACTAGGATAGCAAGCGGTGTGCCGGTAGGGGGAGACCTTGAAAATGTTGATGAAGTAACCCTGCTTCGTGCATTTGTCGGCAGAACAGAACTTTAA
- a CDS encoding GNAT family N-acetyltransferase, giving the protein MLIRDFRACDREEIFKMMRVFYDSDAVLHTASDEILYRDIDDCLSDLPYIEGYVIEENGEIAGYSMVAKSYTTEYGGLLIFIEDLYIKEDFRGLGIGSSFFCFIEEKYKGQAVRYKLEVEEENENAISVYEKRGYKKLGYFTMSKEV; this is encoded by the coding sequence TTGTTAATAAGAGATTTTAGGGCTTGTGACAGGGAAGAAATATTTAAGATGATGAGAGTGTTCTATGATTCTGATGCTGTGCTGCATACAGCCTCAGATGAGATTCTCTATAGGGACATAGATGACTGTCTTTCAGACCTGCCGTATATAGAGGGCTATGTAATCGAAGAAAATGGAGAGATTGCAGGCTATTCTATGGTTGCAAAGAGTTACACCACGGAGTACGGAGGCCTCCTCATTTTCATAGAGGATTTGTATATCAAAGAGGACTTTAGGGGGCTTGGTATAGGTAGCAGCTTCTTTTGCTTCATAGAAGAAAAGTACAAAGGACAGGCTGTGAGATACAAGCTTGAAGTCGAAGAAGAGAATGAAAATGCCATCTCCGTATATGAGAAACGCGGCTATAAAAAACTTGGATATTTTACAATGAGCAAGGAAGTGTAG
- a CDS encoding DUF5711 family protein, protein MSDYKENENDLTNDRDLNENNMTIFLSSPEDEDFEPDEEQTSSGGKIRIAILILILVAVAGFAAKSLFFSKKLYKSYEVSAQSAKTLPEDAGYATDYGKLLSYNSEGISIYNEKAEIEWNAALNMTNPKITVNSGYAVVADIGGRNILVVNHKSVPAAQVSLTMLNDILLTDISEQGEIAVLMQDEKGYDIQLINPFDKNNSLKAEIKTYSKDDGYALSLAMSKDGSKLVTEYVKTENNEIKSTLTFYNFDKVGENSNADRIVGVFPFEDTIFPKLKFADNNTVCAYGDNKIVCFAAKKEPEILWEKKVAGKIERIAEDKNGFAILVDESALLQANTGGVASDSAIEDDYIDSDYLTGEADSNSKIVLYSMHYSGGRVYSNEVDINPKGMSYNDGEIVIYSDTNCIIFDSNGNIKFKNKFNDGITSFTQAGVRTRYYAIVGKKLKVMRLSE, encoded by the coding sequence ATGTCCGATTATAAAGAGAATGAAAATGATTTAACTAATGACAGGGATTTGAATGAAAATAACATGACCATATTTTTGTCATCTCCTGAGGATGAGGACTTTGAGCCTGACGAGGAGCAGACATCATCAGGCGGTAAAATAAGGATAGCCATATTAATCTTAATTCTTGTGGCAGTTGCAGGCTTTGCCGCAAAGAGTCTGTTCTTTAGCAAAAAATTATATAAGAGTTATGAGGTTTCTGCCCAGTCAGCAAAAACTCTGCCTGAGGATGCGGGCTATGCCACTGATTATGGCAAACTGCTCTCTTACAATAGCGAAGGGATATCCATTTATAATGAAAAAGCTGAAATAGAGTGGAATGCTGCCTTAAATATGACAAATCCAAAGATTACAGTTAACAGTGGTTATGCTGTGGTTGCCGACATTGGCGGAAGAAATATCCTTGTAGTTAATCATAAGTCTGTGCCTGCGGCTCAGGTAAGTCTTACTATGCTTAATGACATACTTCTTACCGACATATCGGAGCAGGGAGAGATTGCGGTGCTTATGCAGGATGAAAAGGGTTATGACATCCAGTTAATCAATCCCTTTGATAAGAATAACAGTCTTAAAGCTGAGATAAAGACCTATTCAAAGGATGATGGATATGCGCTTTCCCTTGCTATGTCAAAGGATGGCTCTAAGCTGGTAACTGAATATGTAAAAACCGAGAACAATGAAATAAAGTCTACCCTCACCTTTTATAACTTTGACAAGGTCGGTGAAAATTCGAATGCGGACAGAATAGTGGGAGTCTTTCCTTTTGAAGATACCATCTTTCCTAAGCTAAAATTTGCTGACAACAATACAGTCTGCGCTTATGGCGACAACAAGATAGTGTGTTTTGCAGCCAAAAAAGAACCTGAAATCCTTTGGGAGAAGAAGGTGGCAGGGAAGATTGAAAGGATAGCGGAGGATAAGAACGGATTTGCCATTCTGGTAGATGAAAGTGCTCTTTTACAGGCAAATACAGGCGGAGTGGCAAGTGATTCTGCTATAGAAGATGACTACATAGACAGTGATTATCTTACGGGAGAAGCAGATAGCAATAGTAAAATAGTACTGTATTCAATGCATTACAGCGGAGGAAGAGTTTATAGTAATGAAGTGGATATCAATCCAAAGGGAATGAGCTATAATGACGGTGAGATAGTGATCTACTCTGATACTAACTGCATAATCTTTGACAGTAACGGAAATATAAAATTTAAGAACAAGTTTAATGACGGAATAACAAGCTTTACTCAGGCAGGCGTCAGAACCAGGTATTATGCCATTGTAGGGAAGAAGCTTAAGGTTATGAGACTTAGTGAATAG
- a CDS encoding ATP-binding protein: MIIRSNYMNTLRTYRDAPIVKILAGIRRCGKSTILDMLRDDLLESGVASDHIISMRYTSEDFDDGMTDKDMYNGIKVKMTDKGRYYLLLDEVQEVEGWEKAVNSLLENANTDIYVTGSNSKLMAGEISTYLTGRYISIPVYTLSFAEYLEFKKSDSRSPKELLNEYLRLGGFPIVALGSFDERSSYQIVEGIYNSVVTNDITKRHNITNFDLFNRCVKYIVENVGKTFSANAIVKFLKSEGRSLSVEAVYNYLSWLEKAFVVYRCQRYDLQGKSVLKTQEKFYLADASLKYCIMGFNPKSIAAMLENVVYFELCRRGYKVYIGKKETKEIDFVALQRDERIYVQVCRKLPEESDREIANLLAIKDHYSKYVVTLDELATGNVNGVKIVHLVDFLLSQDY, encoded by the coding sequence ATGATTATCCGGTCAAACTATATGAATACGCTAAGAACTTATCGGGATGCTCCAATTGTGAAAATATTAGCAGGAATCAGGCGCTGTGGCAAATCTACAATTCTAGATATGCTGCGGGATGATTTGCTTGAAAGTGGGGTTGCCTCAGACCATATTATTAGTATGCGTTATACATCTGAGGATTTTGACGATGGTATGACAGACAAAGATATGTATAACGGTATAAAGGTAAAAATGACCGATAAAGGGCGGTACTACCTTTTGCTGGATGAAGTACAGGAAGTTGAAGGTTGGGAAAAAGCGGTCAATAGTCTGCTTGAAAATGCCAACACCGATATTTATGTAACCGGCTCTAATTCAAAGCTGATGGCAGGAGAAATATCCACTTACCTGACGGGGCGCTACATTTCCATTCCGGTTTATACATTATCCTTTGCTGAGTATTTGGAATTCAAAAAATCAGATTCCCGCTCTCCTAAGGAATTGTTAAACGAATATCTGAGATTGGGCGGTTTCCCCATTGTGGCACTAGGCAGCTTTGACGAACGTTCCTCCTATCAGATTGTAGAGGGCATCTATAACTCTGTTGTCACGAACGATATTACAAAACGGCACAACATTACGAACTTTGATTTATTTAACCGTTGTGTAAAGTATATCGTGGAAAATGTTGGCAAGACCTTTTCTGCAAATGCCATTGTTAAGTTTCTAAAAAGCGAGGGGCGTTCCCTGTCGGTGGAGGCGGTATATAACTATCTGAGCTGGTTAGAAAAGGCGTTTGTGGTCTATCGCTGTCAGCGGTATGATTTGCAAGGGAAATCTGTACTGAAGACCCAGGAAAAATTTTATCTGGCAGATGCATCCCTAAAATATTGCATCATGGGATTTAATCCGAAGTCAATCGCAGCTATGTTGGAGAATGTAGTATATTTTGAGCTGTGTCGTCGAGGTTATAAGGTATATATAGGGAAAAAAGAAACGAAAGAAATTGACTTTGTAGCATTGCAGCGTGACGAGCGTATCTACGTTCAGGTATGCCGTAAGCTGCCCGAAGAATCTGACCGGGAAATAGCCAATCTCCTTGCTATCAAGGATCACTACTCTAAGTATGTTGTGACATTGGACGAATTGGCCACTGGAAATGTAAACGGTGTAAAAATCGTACACTTAGTGGATTTTTTGCTGAGTCAAGACTACTAA
- a CDS encoding IS110 family RNA-guided transposase, whose product MALKIVYKICCGIDVHKTFVVACIASTNDKGVTSYESHRFSTYTSGLKTLLQWLLKRNCKDVCMESTGKYWIPVYNILENDCSIVLAHPKYVKAIRGKKTDKKDAKWIADLFKHDLVAGSFMPPADIRQLRDLMRYRFKLTCFQSNEKNRLQNCLTVSNIQLGNVVSDTFGKSAQAILDKLLENPADTSFDLEPLVYKSLKKKLPELRDAIDGYITPEQAGKLKVIKAHYESLESRKAELEELILALAAPYQQELAILQTAPGIRSDFTAIGIISEIGTNMEAFPSAKHLCSWAGLTPTNNESAGKKKSVRVSKAGCYIKPLLVQCANAVVTSKKHPEIRNRYLRLKKRRGHKKAIIAIARMLLTALYHMLKNGETYNAELYRQSDLPPVDREITVEQAIIIARNQGYKIKSATA is encoded by the coding sequence ATGGCTTTAAAAATCGTGTACAAAATCTGTTGTGGTATTGATGTCCACAAAACTTTTGTAGTTGCCTGTATCGCTTCTACGAACGATAAAGGTGTCACTTCTTATGAGAGCCACCGGTTTTCTACCTACACGAGCGGTCTGAAAACTTTGTTACAATGGCTACTCAAACGGAATTGCAAGGATGTCTGTATGGAATCCACCGGTAAATATTGGATTCCTGTTTATAATATCTTAGAAAATGACTGTTCGATTGTCCTTGCTCATCCCAAATATGTTAAGGCTATCCGTGGAAAGAAAACTGACAAGAAAGATGCCAAATGGATTGCTGACCTGTTCAAGCATGATCTTGTTGCCGGTAGCTTTATGCCGCCCGCTGACATCCGTCAGCTCCGTGACCTTATGCGTTACCGTTTCAAACTGACCTGCTTTCAATCAAACGAAAAGAATCGTTTGCAGAACTGTCTCACGGTTTCCAATATCCAGTTGGGAAACGTTGTTTCGGACACCTTCGGCAAATCTGCTCAGGCGATACTGGATAAACTTTTGGAAAATCCCGCAGATACCTCTTTTGACCTTGAACCCCTTGTTTACAAAAGTTTGAAAAAGAAACTTCCTGAACTCCGTGACGCTATTGACGGTTATATCACTCCGGAACAAGCCGGCAAACTTAAGGTAATCAAAGCTCATTATGAAAGCTTGGAATCCCGGAAAGCAGAGCTTGAAGAACTCATTCTTGCGCTCGCCGCTCCCTATCAGCAGGAACTTGCCATTCTCCAAACCGCTCCCGGTATCCGTAGCGACTTTACTGCCATCGGAATCATTTCCGAAATCGGTACCAACATGGAGGCTTTTCCTTCGGCGAAACACTTATGCTCATGGGCCGGTCTTACTCCGACCAACAATGAAAGTGCAGGGAAGAAAAAATCTGTCCGGGTTTCCAAGGCCGGATGCTATATCAAACCTTTACTGGTCCAGTGTGCAAATGCTGTTGTTACCAGCAAAAAGCATCCGGAAATTCGCAACCGCTATCTCCGTCTCAAAAAGCGTCGCGGTCACAAGAAAGCAATCATTGCCATTGCAAGAATGCTTCTGACTGCATTATATCATATGCTGAAGAATGGTGAAACCTATAATGCGGAACTTTATCGACAATCCGATTTGCCTCCTGTTGACCGGGAAATCACGGTAGAACAGGCAATTATCATCGCAAGAAATCAAGGTTATAAAATCAAGTCAGCAACTGCATAG